In the Acropora muricata isolate sample 2 chromosome 1, ASM3666990v1, whole genome shotgun sequence genome, one interval contains:
- the LOC136914121 gene encoding palmitoyltransferase ZDHHC23-B-like encodes MGSAPSPLCCCEYRNVEGQRTHIFAFCCECDELDNAADQCLKGKRVPREKLRQICLVVSDRIRIPWIEGARKVELDVFVPMLFLSGSLYFACYGLMFSVLTFVYTPLFVLIYYFYVLNQRKRTWFFVSWALFSLVGTFGCFLVHVSPYYSYIQSVIVSSGFIVVLLLYLRVVFSRRFLDAYTLDLKPLQNGVSKVNGKDFQDLTCCFCTKGPFNRSKHCRICGYCVPRSDHHCVWTNCCIGQHNHVPFLGAIIVMIITGLWGIYLSFASICVPWGIKILHMDCSDVYSNSRSSIVFVASWYAIMFIFGMSSLLLQQLTFISFNLTGDEWRRSSRNKPFWEVLWKHQYNRGLVRNWRDFLCLRERTSIKSEELV; translated from the exons ATGGGATCGGCTCCATCTCCATTGTGCTGTTGTGAGTATCGTAACGTGGAGGGACAGAGAACACATATTTTTGCGTTCTGTTGTGAATGTGATGAACTTGACAACGCTGCGGATCAGTGTCTTAAAGGAAAGAGAGTTCCAAGGGAAAAGCTCCGTCAAATTTGTTTGGTTGTATCCGATCGCATCCGCATTCCATGGATTGAAGGCGCTCGCAAAGTGGAATTGGACGTATTTGTTCCCATGTTGTTTTTGTCAGGTTCTCTTTATTTTGCTTGCTATGGTCTGATGTTTTCTGTGCTAACGTTCGTCTATACGCCCTTATTTGTTCTCATATATTATTTCTACGTTTTGAATCAGCGGAAAAGGACCTGGTTCTTTGTTAGCTGGGCTTTATTCTCTCTAGTGGGTACTTTTGGTTGTTTTCTTGTGCATGTTTCTCCTTACTATTCTTACATTCAGTCCGTAATCGTTTCGTCTGGTTTTATTGTTGTGTTACTATTGTATCTGCGCGTTGTTTTCTCAAGAAGATTCCTCGATGCTTATACCTTGGATCTCAAACCCCTTCAAAATGGTGTCTCTAAAGTCAATGGCAAAGATTTTCAGGATCTAACGTGCTGTTTTTGCACTAAGGGACCCTTCAACAGATCAAAGCATTGTAG GATTTGTGGTTACTGTGTTCCAAGGTCAGATCATCACTGTGTCTG GACAAACTGCTGTATTGGCCAGCACAATCATGTTCCCTTCCTTGGTGCTATCATTGTGATGATCATCACTGGGTTGTGGGGCATATACCTTTCTTTTGCAAGCATATGTGTCCCATGGGGCATCAAGATTCTCCACATGGACTGCTCAGATGTCTATTCTAACTCCAG gtcCTCTATTGTGTTTGTTGCTTCATGGTATGCGATTatgttcatttttggaatgaGCTCACTTCTACTACAACAGTTGACATTCATCAGTTTTAATTTAACCGGTGATGAGTGGAGAAGGTCCTCAAGAAACAAACCATTTTGGGAAGTATTATGGAAACATCAATACAACAGGGGGCTCGTAAGAAACTGGAGAGATTTTTTATGTCTACGAGAAAGGACATCCATTAAATCTGAAGAACTGGTTTAG
- the LOC136914016 gene encoding uncharacterized protein isoform X1 translates to MRKTLKESYKVLGLDGGAKRDGIEISYKQKGFKYSADELSSRYSEEKSKQEESFSQSAVVNQRKAIIKEKKGSSSERNGRKRRNRNKSISQGRQEIRGTDFNQNFGKVFSKQSRVPDVVVQDSVTTTARCSANVWQRRKEKQEFLAELQPCNEDDEEMQLRMALELSRQQGEIDAQQREINILEKQMEETLQIERELQLKASHTTAGKHVAPASKTNSAVSDVANEPFPALPFLQEESDIEDEWVIALGGEEQSDDNEDADHSRVCLVDCGDDTGGSVAQIGDNITLNGNFPKLRKQSPQQQKEQDTEPKGSCPFGRNCCLGKRCKYSHPPSTDTRKRCITFEQTSSQDLKALIHDRNDESESGSVARIGDNVTLNGNFTKLRKQSPKQQKEQDTEAKGVCPFGKNCCLGKRCKSSHPPNTDTRKTSITFEQTSSQDLKTLIHDRNDESETVGTLERKPNDISMTTSSDSPMSYDLQGQTLAPPSHVSLSVSDKKSQPLDLPERTKVGFASSCQSISPGMLPLNDVWRGIGGDSQHLQHLAIAVNPQSTVCGLIQFNSLSAMSSGPGAMLNPQTRLITIPMTVPVPHIPMTGFSGVPLQPSILMPLTDDPQSLSLKMTNLSSHHIPFTFPHTLANTNTDMSSMVVPNLRTQESCQTKESAGLPSPTSKIQKPAKGQIHNTGVRNDSSGSNTEAPLLRRPATMPKVMQHRPSA, encoded by the exons CTTTCTTCAAGATATTCTGAAGAGAAAAGTAAACAAGAGGAAAG TTTCTCTCAGTCTGCTGTTGTCAATCAAAGGAAGGCaataattaaggaaaaaaaaggctcatcaagtgaaagaaatggaagaaaaaggagaaacaGAAAT AAATCAATAAGTCAGGGGAGGCAGGAAATTAGAGGAACAGACTTCAATCAAAATTTTGGCAAAGTGTTCAGCAAGCAGAGTAGAGTTCCAGATGTAGTTGTCCAAGATAGT GTTACAACCACAGCAAGATGCAGTGCAAATGTGTGGCAAAGGAGAAAAGAGAAACAAGAGTTCCTGGCTGAACTTCAGCCATGTAATGAGGATGATGAGGAGATGCAGCTAAGGATGGCCCTAGAGCTTAGTAGGCAGCAAGGGGAAATTGATGCACAACAAAG AGAAATTAACATCTTGGAGAAACAAATGGAGGAGACACTTCAAATTGAGAGGGAACTGCAACTCAAGGCTTCTCACACCACAGCAGGAAAGCACGTGGCTCCAGCATCAAAAACAAATTCTGCAGTTTCTGATGTTGCTAATGAACCTTTTCCAGCTCTTCCTTTTCTTCAAGAAGAATCTGACATAGAAGATGAATGGGTGATTGCATTAGGGGGTGAAGAGCAATCGGATGACAATGAAGATGCTGATCACTCCAGAGTGTGCTTGGTTGACTGCGGAGATGATACAGGTGGATCCGTTGCTCAAATAGGAGATAACATCACATTAAATGGAAACTTTCCAAAGTTAAGGAAGCAGTCACCTCAGCAGCAAAAAGAGCAGGATACAGAACCAAAAGGTAGTTGTCCCTTTGGGAGGAACTGTTGTTTGGGAAAGAGATGCAAGTATTCTCATCCACCCAGCACTGACACCAGAAAGAGGTGCATTACATTTGAACAAACCTCGTCTCAAGATCTCAAAGCACTAATACATGACAGGAACGATGAAAGTGAGAGTGGATCTGTTGCTCGAATAGGAGATAACGTCACATTAAATGGAAACTTTACAAAGTTAAGGAAGCAGTCACCTAAGCAGCAAAAAGAGCAAGATACAGAAGCAAAAGGTGTTTGTCCCTTTGGGAAGAACTGTTGTTTGGGAAAGAGATGCAAGTCTTCTCATCCACCCAACACTGACACCAGAAAGACAAGTATTACATTTGAACAAACCTCGTCTCAAGATCTCAAGACACTAATACATGACAGGAATGATGAAAGTGAAACTGTAGGTACACTTGAAAGAAAACCAAATGACATTTCAATGACTACATCTTCTGATTCACCAATGTCCTATGATCTACAAGGACAAACATTGGCACCACCAAGTCATGTTTCACTATCAGTGTCGGACAAGAAAAGCCAGCCTTTAGATCTACCAGAGAGGACCAAAGTAGGTTTTGCTTCCAGTTGTCAATCTATATCACCTGGTATGCTGCCACTCAATGACGTATGGAGAGGTATTGGAGGAGATTCACAACACTTGCAACATTTAGCAATAGCTGTCAATCCTCAATCAACAGTATGTGGCCTGATACAGTTTAATAGTTTGTCAGCAATGTCAAGTGGGCCAGGTGCAATGCTGAATCCACAAACAAGGCTCATCACTATTCCAATGACAGTTCCCGTTCCGCATATCCCAATGACTGGTTTTTCAGGTGTACCACTGCAGCCAAGTATATTGATGCCACTCACCGATGACCCTCAGTCTCTGTCACTCAAGATGACAAACTTATCATCACATCATATTCCATTTACCTTCCCACATACTCTTGCAAATACAAACACAGACATGTCCTCCATGGTAGTACCAAACCTAAGGACTCAAGAAAGCTGCCAAACGAAAGAATCAGCTGGGTTACCAAGTCCAACATCTAAAATACAGAAACCAGCTAAAGGGCAGATCCATAATACTGGAGTTAGAAATGATTCTAGTGGTTCTAACACAGAGGCTCCTCTACTGAGAAGACCAGCAACAA TGCCCAAGGTCATGCAGCATCGACCATCAGCATAA
- the LOC136914016 gene encoding uncharacterized protein isoform X2, whose translation MVVPKELSSRYSEEKSKQEESFSQSAVVNQRKAIIKEKKGSSSERNGRKRRNRNKSISQGRQEIRGTDFNQNFGKVFSKQSRVPDVVVQDSVTTTARCSANVWQRRKEKQEFLAELQPCNEDDEEMQLRMALELSRQQGEIDAQQREINILEKQMEETLQIERELQLKASHTTAGKHVAPASKTNSAVSDVANEPFPALPFLQEESDIEDEWVIALGGEEQSDDNEDADHSRVCLVDCGDDTGGSVAQIGDNITLNGNFPKLRKQSPQQQKEQDTEPKGSCPFGRNCCLGKRCKYSHPPSTDTRKRCITFEQTSSQDLKALIHDRNDESESGSVARIGDNVTLNGNFTKLRKQSPKQQKEQDTEAKGVCPFGKNCCLGKRCKSSHPPNTDTRKTSITFEQTSSQDLKTLIHDRNDESETVGTLERKPNDISMTTSSDSPMSYDLQGQTLAPPSHVSLSVSDKKSQPLDLPERTKVGFASSCQSISPGMLPLNDVWRGIGGDSQHLQHLAIAVNPQSTVCGLIQFNSLSAMSSGPGAMLNPQTRLITIPMTVPVPHIPMTGFSGVPLQPSILMPLTDDPQSLSLKMTNLSSHHIPFTFPHTLANTNTDMSSMVVPNLRTQESCQTKESAGLPSPTSKIQKPAKGQIHNTGVRNDSSGSNTEAPLLRRPATMPKVMQHRPSA comes from the exons CTTTCTTCAAGATATTCTGAAGAGAAAAGTAAACAAGAGGAAAG TTTCTCTCAGTCTGCTGTTGTCAATCAAAGGAAGGCaataattaaggaaaaaaaaggctcatcaagtgaaagaaatggaagaaaaaggagaaacaGAAAT AAATCAATAAGTCAGGGGAGGCAGGAAATTAGAGGAACAGACTTCAATCAAAATTTTGGCAAAGTGTTCAGCAAGCAGAGTAGAGTTCCAGATGTAGTTGTCCAAGATAGT GTTACAACCACAGCAAGATGCAGTGCAAATGTGTGGCAAAGGAGAAAAGAGAAACAAGAGTTCCTGGCTGAACTTCAGCCATGTAATGAGGATGATGAGGAGATGCAGCTAAGGATGGCCCTAGAGCTTAGTAGGCAGCAAGGGGAAATTGATGCACAACAAAG AGAAATTAACATCTTGGAGAAACAAATGGAGGAGACACTTCAAATTGAGAGGGAACTGCAACTCAAGGCTTCTCACACCACAGCAGGAAAGCACGTGGCTCCAGCATCAAAAACAAATTCTGCAGTTTCTGATGTTGCTAATGAACCTTTTCCAGCTCTTCCTTTTCTTCAAGAAGAATCTGACATAGAAGATGAATGGGTGATTGCATTAGGGGGTGAAGAGCAATCGGATGACAATGAAGATGCTGATCACTCCAGAGTGTGCTTGGTTGACTGCGGAGATGATACAGGTGGATCCGTTGCTCAAATAGGAGATAACATCACATTAAATGGAAACTTTCCAAAGTTAAGGAAGCAGTCACCTCAGCAGCAAAAAGAGCAGGATACAGAACCAAAAGGTAGTTGTCCCTTTGGGAGGAACTGTTGTTTGGGAAAGAGATGCAAGTATTCTCATCCACCCAGCACTGACACCAGAAAGAGGTGCATTACATTTGAACAAACCTCGTCTCAAGATCTCAAAGCACTAATACATGACAGGAACGATGAAAGTGAGAGTGGATCTGTTGCTCGAATAGGAGATAACGTCACATTAAATGGAAACTTTACAAAGTTAAGGAAGCAGTCACCTAAGCAGCAAAAAGAGCAAGATACAGAAGCAAAAGGTGTTTGTCCCTTTGGGAAGAACTGTTGTTTGGGAAAGAGATGCAAGTCTTCTCATCCACCCAACACTGACACCAGAAAGACAAGTATTACATTTGAACAAACCTCGTCTCAAGATCTCAAGACACTAATACATGACAGGAATGATGAAAGTGAAACTGTAGGTACACTTGAAAGAAAACCAAATGACATTTCAATGACTACATCTTCTGATTCACCAATGTCCTATGATCTACAAGGACAAACATTGGCACCACCAAGTCATGTTTCACTATCAGTGTCGGACAAGAAAAGCCAGCCTTTAGATCTACCAGAGAGGACCAAAGTAGGTTTTGCTTCCAGTTGTCAATCTATATCACCTGGTATGCTGCCACTCAATGACGTATGGAGAGGTATTGGAGGAGATTCACAACACTTGCAACATTTAGCAATAGCTGTCAATCCTCAATCAACAGTATGTGGCCTGATACAGTTTAATAGTTTGTCAGCAATGTCAAGTGGGCCAGGTGCAATGCTGAATCCACAAACAAGGCTCATCACTATTCCAATGACAGTTCCCGTTCCGCATATCCCAATGACTGGTTTTTCAGGTGTACCACTGCAGCCAAGTATATTGATGCCACTCACCGATGACCCTCAGTCTCTGTCACTCAAGATGACAAACTTATCATCACATCATATTCCATTTACCTTCCCACATACTCTTGCAAATACAAACACAGACATGTCCTCCATGGTAGTACCAAACCTAAGGACTCAAGAAAGCTGCCAAACGAAAGAATCAGCTGGGTTACCAAGTCCAACATCTAAAATACAGAAACCAGCTAAAGGGCAGATCCATAATACTGGAGTTAGAAATGATTCTAGTGGTTCTAACACAGAGGCTCCTCTACTGAGAAGACCAGCAACAA TGCCCAAGGTCATGCAGCATCGACCATCAGCATAA